Genomic window ([Empedobacter] haloabium):
TTCCACCAGTGGCCCGCGCAGCTGCAGGAGAAATCGTATGTCTTCGGCACGCCGGCACCGGCCGAGGACACGCTGGAATACCGCAGCTACCAGGAGCTGGTCGCCGCGCAACTGGACCGGCTGGGCTTCAGCCGCGCGGGCTCGCCGGGTAGCGCGAAGCTGCGCGTCGACATGTCGTTTTCCACCACCGACCGGCCCACGCGCCAGTTGCAGGTGATCGATCCCTACTGGTCGATGTCGCCCTACTGGGGCCCGTACGGCTGGCCGTACCGCGGCTACTACCCGTCGCGCTACCGCTACCGCTACTTCGGCTTCCGGCCCTATTACGACCCGTGGATGTTCGGCCCGACCGAGTACCGCGAAGTCATCGTGCACAACTACGAGCGCAAGCTGAACGTGCAGATCGCCGACATGGCCGGCAG
Coding sequences:
- a CDS encoding DUF4136 domain-containing protein — encoded protein: MKCLAILAAAGALLLTGCASTIRSDVTVFHQWPAQLQEKSYVFGTPAPAEDTLEYRSYQELVAAQLDRLGFSRAGSPGSAKLRVDMSFSTTDRPTRQLQVIDPYWSMSPYWGPYGWPYRGYYPSRYRYRYFGFRPYYDPWMFGPTEYREVIVHNYERKLNVQIADMAGSKLYDVTVQNTSRRQSTPQVMPLLVQSAFKEFPGESGKAKRVELELQ